The segment TATTAAAATGATATAATTAACTCTAATATTTTGGGCCTGTAGCTCAGTTGGTTAGAGCAGTACACTCATAATTTACGACTCAAAAAAATATCTTAAATTAGTATTTAAAATCAACCTCCATTAGAGGATTTGTTTTTCTATAAAAATTTACCAACTATTTACCAACGAATGCAATTATCCACACAATTTAAAGGTTTTACATTTTGGTTTTTTTTATGCGAGATGTATAAGAGATTATGCTTTCAGTTAACGATTTTTTTTCAGGTTGTGGTGGTCTCTCACAAGGATTTAAGGAGGCAGGATTTAAAATTCAAGTTGCTGTGGATAAAGAAGAAGCATTTTTAAAAACTTTTTCACATAATTTTAAAGATTCTCAAACCAAAAATTTAGATTTGGGTGATAGCAAAACTCTTAACGATATTCCTAAATCAGATATTATTATTGCCGGTCCGCCTTGCCAAGGATTTTCAATTACTGGGCCAAGGAATATTGATGATCCAAGAAATAAATTATATTTATCAGTTTTTGAAACTTTAAAATTAACAAATCCAAAAGCTTTTGTAGTTGAGAATGTGAGGGGTTTAAAAACCATGTGGGGAGGAAATGTTTTTAAGGAGATAATTAAAAAATTTGAAAGTGCAGGATATATAGTTACTGAAAGTTTATTAAATTCAGCTGATTATGGAGTTCCGCAAATTAGACATAGAGTGTTTATTGTAGGTATAAAAAAAGAACTTAATAAAAAATTTGAATTTCCTAAACCAGAATTTGATAAAGATGATTATATCACATGTGGTGAGGCTATAGGTAATCTACCAAGTCTTGAGAATGGAGAATTAAAAAGTAATGATTATAACGAAAAACCAACAACAAACTATCAAATGTATGTAATGGATAGTAATAAAATTTATAATCATGAAGCTACATTGCACAAACAATTTGTAAAAGACACAATAGCTTTAGTCCCAGAAGGTGGTAATTATAAAGATCTACCAAAAGGAGTAGGCGAAAGTAGAAAGTTTAATGAGGCGTGGACCAGATATCATAGTAAAAAACCCTCAAGAACAATAGATACAGGTCACAGAAATCATTTTCATTACAAATGGAATAGAGTCCCAACAATCAGAGAAAATGCTAGACTCCAATCCTTTAAGGATAGTTTTGAATTTTTAGGAACAAAAACTTCTCAAAATGTTCAGGTTGGAAATGCCGTGCCACCTTTATTGGCATTTAAAATTGCAAAAGAACTTAAGAAATTTCTTTAATGAGTATTAAATTTATAGATTTATTTTCAGGATGCGGTGGTTTAACAGAGGCTTTTTTAAACAATAAAAAATTTTCTCCAATAAAAATTATTGATAATGATAAATTTTGTTACGACACTACAATTCATAGACTTAAAAAACTTAAGTTTAAAAATCCTGAAAAAATTGCGCAACTAAAGGATATTTCAAGCAATAAAACAATTAATGATTTCAAAAACATTAAGTCTGATATTGTGATTGGAGGGCCTCCATGTCAGGCTTATTCAGTTGCAGGCAGAATTAGAGATAAGCATGGTATGAAAAAAGATTATAGAAATTACCTTTTTGAATCATTTCTCAAGATTATTAATTACAGCCAACCGAAGTTCTTTGTAATGGAGAATGTTCCAGGAATGCTGAGCGCAAAACCAGGAAATATCAAAGTTACAATTAGAATTAAAAAAGAAACTAATAAAATCAAATATTATATCCCTGAAAATTTATCTGAATGTATATTTGATTTATCTAAATACGGCGTACCTCAGAAAAGGAAAAGAGTGATTATATTTGGGGTAAATAAAAAGTTAAAAAACTATAAATCAATATCAAAGAAATTTTACGAAAAATTAAGATCCCAAGAATTAAAAAAAATAATTACTGTAAAACAAGCTATTGGAGATTTGGATAAATTTTATCCTTTAAACAAAATTATAAAGATTAAAGGAAGAAAATTTTCCCACAAATCAAATTCAAAAAAACCAGATCATTCCCC is part of the Candidatus Pelagibacter sp. HTCC7211 genome and harbors:
- a CDS encoding DNA cytosine methyltransferase — protein: MSIKFIDLFSGCGGLTEAFLNNKKFSPIKIIDNDKFCYDTTIHRLKKLKFKNPEKIAQLKDISSNKTINDFKNIKSDIVIGGPPCQAYSVAGRIRDKHGMKKDYRNYLFESFLKIINYSQPKFFVMENVPGMLSAKPGNIKVTIRIKKETNKIKYYIPENLSECIFDLSKYGVPQKRKRVIIFGVNKKLKNYKSISKKFYEKLRSQELKKIITVKQAIGDLDKFYPLNKIIKIKGRKFSHKSNSKKPDHSPRFHNERDIKIFKLLAEDIEKKKFKYKTVKELQKLYTKIVGKKSNIHKYYVLRKDEPSNLIPSHLYKDGLRHIHYDSKQARSITVREAARLQSFPDNFEFIGPMTEQYKMIGNAVPPNFSKHLLKTILKL
- a CDS encoding DNA cytosine methyltransferase, with translation MLSVNDFFSGCGGLSQGFKEAGFKIQVAVDKEEAFLKTFSHNFKDSQTKNLDLGDSKTLNDIPKSDIIIAGPPCQGFSITGPRNIDDPRNKLYLSVFETLKLTNPKAFVVENVRGLKTMWGGNVFKEIIKKFESAGYIVTESLLNSADYGVPQIRHRVFIVGIKKELNKKFEFPKPEFDKDDYITCGEAIGNLPSLENGELKSNDYNEKPTTNYQMYVMDSNKIYNHEATLHKQFVKDTIALVPEGGNYKDLPKGVGESRKFNEAWTRYHSKKPSRTIDTGHRNHFHYKWNRVPTIRENARLQSFKDSFEFLGTKTSQNVQVGNAVPPLLAFKIAKELKKFL